The following are encoded together in the Pseudoalteromonas ruthenica genome:
- a CDS encoding DUF6890 family protein, with the protein MPGSAVGEENLARALFLENDYWKKMAVAVNNGIASALSE; encoded by the coding sequence TTGCCCGGCAGTGCCGTTGGTGAAGAGAACCTTGCCCGGGCATTGTTCTTAGAGAACGACTATTGGAAAAAAATGGCAGTGGCCGTCAATAACGGCATTGCTTCTGCATTGAGTGAGTAG
- a CDS encoding putative phage tail assembly chaperone, which produces MKKVIELEINDKAITFNITLAAYNQYINSTTPNNKIQPAHNFCMNTVDDSCKAALKELIKQPGMPLHVAGAIVEEYQPDIAITVKKSKGEQEKSAKTA; this is translated from the coding sequence GTGAAAAAAGTCATTGAGTTAGAAATTAACGATAAAGCGATCACATTTAACATCACGTTGGCGGCATACAACCAGTACATCAACAGCACCACGCCAAATAACAAAATACAGCCTGCGCACAACTTCTGCATGAATACCGTGGATGACAGCTGCAAAGCGGCGCTGAAAGAGCTGATAAAACAGCCAGGCATGCCCTTACACGTGGCCGGTGCGATTGTTGAAGAGTACCAGCCAGACATAGCGATCACGGTAAAAAAATCGAAAGGCGAGCAAGAGAAATCAGCGAAAACAGCTTAG